The Ostrea edulis chromosome 1, xbOstEdul1.1, whole genome shotgun sequence genomic sequence gatcactgttcgttatcttcacttttataggagttatgagattgatcactgttcgttatcttcacctttataggaggtgtgagattgatcactgttcgttatcttcacttttataggagtttggagattaatcactgttcattatcttcacttttataggagtttgtagattaatcactgttcattatcttcacttttataggagttatgagattgatcactgttcgttatcttcacctttataggagtttggagattaatcactgttcattatcttcacttttacaggagttatgagattgatcactgttcgttatcttcacctttataggagttatgagattgatcactgttccttatcttcacctttataggagttatgagattgatcattgttcgttatcttcacctttcatgtacatgtagctgcatAAGCCAAAAGGCGAAGTGTGTAATATTTGTAACAGAACATAAATTGATTTCACTTGTGTTGTATGTGTTgagatgaatatatatatatatatatatatatatatatatatatatatatatatacctaaaCTTTTCTTATCTTACTAGGTTCCATGGATGACCGTGACATGGGGGATCCTGCTCCAGTTTGGGATGGGGGTCGTAATTCTGAGGTGGCCCCCGGGATACGCTGCCTGTAAATTTCTGGGGGACAGCGTCAGTCAGTTTCTGTCCTACACAGACGAAGGATCTAAGTTTGTGTTTGGTGACCCTGGGTACACGATGCATCCTGTTGCTTTCGTGGTAAACTCTTTAGTCATCTACGTTTTACAAATTTAccaatattctttaaaaaaaaattattttttttggttgagTCTAAATAAAAATTTGTTTCCCAATTTTTGACCCCTCCcctgtcaaaaaaaaaaagggggggggggagaaggAAATTTACGTCCCGACACTAAaaagtgcatacatgtatatattgcttCTTCTCTGAGTGATTTAATTTCGAAGTGCAAAACGTTTGCGTGGTGCCAGTTACTTTCTTGTCAGTCAAAAAACtatcttctctctctctctcctgcgCATAAGGCAAACGGGCGAGTCGTTTATTGCTTAGGATACAATCGCTCAACCTAGGCcttaaaattgataatttttcggTGGTAATTTTAAGATCTCTTTAAAATTTCAGATTCTTCCCGTTGTTATCTTCTTCAGCGCTGTTGTATCCGTTCTTTACTATCTTGGCATCATGCAGTTTGTAATCCGTGCCATTGCCGCCGTTCTGCGATTTTTGATGCAGACGACACCGATTGAATCTTTTGCTACTGCTGCCCACATATTCATTGGTCAGGTAAGGTTCTGGTAAAGTACTTACGAGTTTGTCAGATTAGTACAATATGAACAGAACTAAGTCTAATTACTACTAGTACAAAAGTTTTCAATCAAAATAAGATTCGGTTTGTTTTCCAGGTAGAATCGAGTGTCATTTTGAAACCATTCTTGAATGACCTGACATCCTCCGAATTACATGCAGTTCTTACCAGCGGCTTTGCAACCGTAGCTGGGACCGTGATTGCTGCGTATATTGAATTTGGGGTAAAATCGATCACCAAACTAAACTCTCATTCAAACATTTCACTTTTTAACTAATGCTGACGACGATTCATTGTCCATTCACAGGTGCCCGCGGAGCACGTCATATCGGCGTCCTTCATGTCAGCACCGGCTGCTCTAGCGGTTGCTAAAATTGCATACCCAGAAACCAAACCTGCCAAGTTCAATATCGGCAGAGACATGGAATTAGAAGTCGGGTAAATACACAAGTATTCGTGGGTGTCTAAAAGGTCCACGatttgttttttgaagattttgaaaagtacatgtacaccgAAAATGACTTTTTGACGTTTCGCAGAAAAGAACGCAACATCATGGAAGCCGTGTCGGTTGGAGCGATGGGCGCTGTGAAGTTAATTGCAAACGTCGTTGTCAATCTTGTTGCTTTTGTCGCCATTCTTGCTTTTCTGGACGCCACCTTGTCTTACTTTGGTAGCCGTGTTGGACATCCAGAATTATCTTTTGATGTAAGTACTAGTATCTGGTAACGACAGAATTATAATCCTGTAAGGACAGAATTATCATCCTGTAAAGACATAATTATCATCCGGTAAAGACATAATTAGCATCCGGTAAAGACATAATTATCATCCGGTAAAGACATAATTAGCATCCGGTAAAGACAGAATTATCATCTGGTAATAACAGAACTGTCATCCGGTAACAACAGAATTATCATCCGGTAAAGACATAATTATCATCCGGTAAAGACATAATTATCATCCAGTAAAGACAGAATTATCATCTGGTAAAGACAGAATTATCATCCGGTAACAACACAATTATCATCCAGTAACAATAGAATTATCATCCGGTAACGACAGAATTATCATCCAGTAACAACAGAATTATCATCCGGTAAAGACAGAATTATCATCCGGTAAAGACAGAGTTATCATTTGATGTAATTATCCGGTAAAGACAGAATTTTCATCCAGTAACGACATAATTATCATCTGGTAAAGACAGAATTATCATCCGGTAAAAACAGAATTATCGTCCGGTAAAGACAGAATTATCATCTGGTAAAGACAGAATTATCATCTGGTAAAGACAGAATTATCGTCCGGTATTGACAGAGTTATCATTTGATGTTATTATCCGGTAACGACAGAGTTATAATTTGATGTAATTATCCGGTAACGACAGAATTATAATTTGATGTAATTAACCGGTAACGACAGAATTATAATTTGATGTAATTATCCGGTAACGACAGGGTTATATCTTAATGTAATTATCCTGTAACGACAGGATTATCTTTTAATGCAAGTATCCGGTAACAACagaattatcattatttgatgTCAGTATCTAGTAACGACATCCAAATTACATGCACTCGGTAATTAAGCTGTTTTTAGTTATCAATCTTTTTGTTTGCAGTTTATCTGTTCATATGTATTTATGCCTCTTGCGTTTGTTATGGGCATACCTTGGGCTCAGTGTCGTGTAGTAGGAAAACTCATCGGGAAAAAGATAGTAATCAACGAATTCCTGGCTTTTGCAGATCTTGGGGAATATATAAAGACAGGCAGTATTGAGGTAAAACTGGTGACTAATAAATTCTTATGAAAACATAGTGCACGAGAAGTAACCGCACACAACCCCTCCCCTTCTCTGGGAAAATTATACTAATTATACCCCCACGCAACGCCCATCCGCcagtcctgttcttgtcagcgcaactcctttGAAACCGTTTAACAGAGCGAAACCTTGTGGTTAATAAGGACATAGCTGTGCACATTCAGAGGAAATTCTTATtcgtttttttcttcttctgggACTTATGCTTTCTTTGAACTTAGAAATATagtaaaaaattaaatgtacatgtattcattattgCTTAGGACGCAGTTTGTCAGCGCAACTATATGGAGAgctaaattaacataaactcaaagaattgaagatatcatcaattcaattattgcctttcatcaaatgaattaatgcgcgcttcaattcaattattgctctcatcaattgaagtaatgcgcgcatcaattcaattaccgagagcaataattgatttaattcaattattgctcacttcaattcatttgatgagagcatcaatttagtagaaatattgctcgcaataattgatttagagctcggtataaataatttcatgatctctttaattcaattgaagatatcttcaattatttgagtttatgttaatttggcgctccatacaacTCCTCTAAAACTGCTGAACAGAATTTCATGTAGTTTTGTATATGACACggacatacagtgtacatgtatagattCACAGGATTTTTTCTaggagttatgtcccttttgaACACAGAAGTCTGTCTCCAGTATATAATACCAGTTCCATTTTCCTAACGTGCTGCCATTTTCACATTaagatgaaaatataatttgttgtattttatgCGTAcacattcttggcacacttattttgactacagattactccatttaccccCACGCAACGGCCGTCCACcagtcctgttcttgtcagcgcgACTCCTTTGAAACCGTTTAACAGATCCCAcatagggcccacggcgggcgtgaccggtcgccaggggatgcttactactcctaaggacctgatcccacctctgatatatccaggggcccgtgtttgcccaactctctattttgtattgcttataggagttaagaaattgatcactgttcgttatcttcaccttttataggagttatgagattgatcattgttcgttatcttcacctttataggagttatgagattgatcactgttcgttatcttcacctttataggagttatgagattgatcactgttcgttatcttcacctttataggagttatgagattgatcactgttcgttatcgtcacctttacaggagttatgagattgatccctgttcgttttcttcacctttatagcagttatgagattgattactgttagttatcttcaccttttataggagttatgagattgatcattgttcattatcttcaccctttataggagttatgagattgatcattgttcgttatcttcaccttttataggagttatgagattgatcattgttcgttatcttcaccttttataggagttatgagattgatcactgttcgttatcttcaccgttataggagttatgagattgatcactgttcattatcttcacctttataggagttatgagattgatcactgttcgttatcttcacttttcatgtagcattgtcattcatattCGTTGTGTGAGTTCATACAGAACTGTATTCGgcatatatcatatcaaaacaTCGCCGTTCAAATTTCTTAAAGTTCCCTGGAAGAGTCCAATTATATAGCATTGAACTAGTAGTTTTTATTATCGGACTACC encodes the following:
- the LOC125671929 gene encoding solute carrier family 28 member 3-like — its product is MAYHSVRYTNVEGGLEIYLADKMVAEQPGDTSSHFYGQKESAPSKENESETRSIVLSPWKRRFLKYRARALWLTLFFLYTTYVVFSLMHDSSGAIFVCLLEAVFLFMIIFKVFKVDIWEPVTSLQSKWVSRVKKPRRTKVRIIATVLVSLGVVIFLVWDIWSNVQRFIPVGGIALFVIFLWVTSSSPKKVPWMTVTWGILLQFGMGVVILRWPPGYAACKFLGDSVSQFLSYTDEGSKFVFGDPGYTMHPVAFVILPVVIFFSAVVSVLYYLGIMQFVIRAIAAVLRFLMQTTPIESFATAAHIFIGQVESSVILKPFLNDLTSSELHAVLTSGFATVAGTVIAAYIEFGVPAEHVISASFMSAPAALAVAKIAYPETKPAKFNIGRDMELEVGKERNIMEAVSVGAMGAVKLIANVVVNLVAFVAILAFLDATLSYFGSRVGHPELSFDFICSYVFMPLAFVMGIPWAQCRVVGKLIGKKIVINEFLAFADLGEYIKTGSIEGRSVVVSTYILCGFGSIAAMGINLGALSAAEPRRRNEIAKLMLRGVVAGNIACFMTACVAGILYQDVQILQPLTNTTNVLNSTLQNVTNNNFTRTF